Proteins co-encoded in one Spirosoma endbachense genomic window:
- a CDS encoding SgcJ/EcaC family oxidoreductase: MKKLVTILFISIMAATMTPGPDARAQSNTAHDDQRLREMITTMQKGWNAKSGQMFASVFDTVHDYIVVNGIYLSGISPEANAGAHQQIFNTIYKTTDLNLKVDKIRFVRPDLALIHVLGATYEQGKPVPEHPTAIITLLAEKKSDSWKVISFHNCDIQVSNEPNAPNKSPIPFQVMYASWYKH; encoded by the coding sequence ATGAAAAAATTAGTCACCATCCTATTCATTAGTATTATGGCGGCAACAATGACTCCTGGGCCCGATGCACGGGCCCAGAGCAACACGGCTCATGACGACCAGCGACTCCGGGAAATGATCACAACGATGCAAAAAGGCTGGAACGCCAAAAGTGGACAGATGTTTGCTTCCGTATTCGATACGGTCCATGACTATATCGTCGTCAATGGTATTTACCTGTCCGGTATTTCGCCGGAAGCAAACGCCGGAGCTCATCAGCAGATTTTCAATACGATTTATAAGACCACAGACTTAAATCTTAAAGTTGACAAAATTCGGTTTGTCCGTCCCGATTTAGCTCTGATTCATGTGTTAGGAGCTACCTACGAACAGGGAAAACCGGTGCCAGAACATCCGACGGCGATTATAACCTTGCTGGCCGAAAAGAAAAGTGACAGTTGGAAAGTGATTTCGTTCCATAACTGCGATATTCAAGTATCCAACGAACCGAATGCCCCGAACAAAAGTCCAATTCCATTTCAGGTCATGTACGCATCCTGGTATAAGCATTGA